Part of the Vigna angularis cultivar LongXiaoDou No.4 chromosome 1, ASM1680809v1, whole genome shotgun sequence genome, TTTCAGTTTTTATTCGAACATGACAGCCACATGGGGTTTGGCAAGTTTGTAGATGACAAGAGGAAGCATAATAAGCCGGCGACGATGCATTGGCAGTGCTGGTTAAGGAAGCCATCAATTATGAATTTCAACACAAAATATGGACTTATTCACGACCATGAAAATAACATGGAAATATTTTTCAGATTAGGTTCTGTTGAGTAAAAAGAAGAGatgttgaataaataaataaaactacggATTTCATCTTATTCTTCTATAATTCAACATAACaatcattttgtttatttatttaatttccattcaacaaaaataagataataaattatccGCACGAGatgtatacatattttatttcgAAGGTCGCAGTGTGATCACTGGAAATTTGAATTTATAGACAAAAGTGCTCACGTTtaattgataaagaaaaaggtaCATTTGGCAATAGAATATGCGGAGaatagtttttaataatttcaaggCGGAAAGATTGAACCAACCAAATTCAATCAATCATGACAATAATATCAAAGTTTCGCCCAAGAAATGATGTGGGTTAATGTCAGAGTCAATTTGGTTGTGCTATAACAAAACTCTCCCAATAATGCATTTTATTCCTTCATTTAATGctctactactactactactactactaataCTCTTGTAGAAGGTAGAAAAGTACTCGTATTTCAGTATATATACACTGTTCCACAGAACCAACGATCGCTTTGGCACGTGCTCGCAGTTGATCCATTTCGATAAGAGTTACCCGTGAACAATGAACAACTGTTCTGTCTGACATTTCATGTGTAATGAACGTGTACATCGAGTGCACTGGACTCTCTGGCATTAATTATACacactaatatttttataatatacatATTCTCTCTCAATCCTCGCATTTCATCTTGTCACTTTCTCTTTTCACTTTTCTCTGTATTTGTCTCTATAGAAATCAATATAATTTTCACTtctcactttttatttttctaattttttattgtacGTGTGTCTGTGAATAACACTTTTGTACAACTGAACAGAGGAAGCACTAGATATTGATGACAAAAGGAGAAGACAAGTCATTACTGGAATCTTCATGGTAATATATGGTTCCATAATTATCTCTGGGTGTGGGGCCTTTAACAGTATTACCAATGGGTGAAGttgtttattaatattaatgttacaTCAAAACTAATCTGATTTTGATCCGAGTATATCCTTTTgtgcatttaattattttcttttgtttcggGCAGAATTTGATGATGGCGTCGTACGCCAAGAACTGCCACCGCTTAAGGAAAAAGACAAATATCGAaggaaaataattatgaattgaaaattgaaaccTATGTATGTGTGGAGTATATGAATTAAAGATGAACATGAAGTCTCGAGATGTCTGAGTGGTGTGTCCCCTCCAATAATGTTGACCTGGCCTTCACTGCCGTGGACATCCTATCCTCTCAATCACACTGATTGGACTCTGTTTATTGTGCCACTTTGGCAATTGGCATTATTTACCTAACCTTATGTATGCCACGCCATTCTTATTTATGCTCCTCCCAAACACCTTCAATTATTTTTCACCACTCAACATATAGATCTACTCTAACATTATTCCATCAAcaactcaattttatttttcaaaatacattttactCTTAAATTTTATAGCCCGTGACATTGCTTTAAAATATCTCttcaaaataatcaaattgatttttttctatgaaaattaaaattcatacaaaaaaattgttagatTCATAGTTATATATATCTACTGGGGTAAATGCAGttggtaagaaaaaaaaacataaacgaTTCAGCGTCTTACATGGATCATCGAGTCATTGTTTTCCTACTAGAAGTTTCGTTTcttgcttttttcttttcttttaaacgTGTCTAGGTGTATTTCATCTCTCGATGATCCCCAATCTCCGCGTATCCTGACCTTATCTTTGGTACCTATTATTCACGAACGTGGATGTGTCCCTCTTCATTAATTTGTCTATTTGTCGACTtgtattttttcctttttcttttttgtgtgtgaTGGTGGCTAAAAGTCGCCCCCGTTTTATCAGTGGTTTTTATGGTAGTATTTGAAGCAGTAATCCCTCGCACGTGTCTTGACGAGAGATATGATATCTATGGTAGAAATTGATTTCAAATTATCAATAACTCTTCAGGTTGAACTTTTTGGTAAAAAgctgatgaaaaaataaataaaaaatacctacatacatatttttattgCCACTTAgggattaaaaaattattctatatgATTATCATTGGttcaataactttttaaattctaaatgaACAATAATTCTCAAATACCCGttttcatatcttttataaTCATTCATTTAATAACCATTTTCTTTTAAGGAAGTGAATAACAGTTTAAATTCAATACTTAATTTCTTACCATACCTGAGTTGTTTCCGGAGATATTtctagagataaaaaaatatggcCTGTgacattactaaaataatttcacatttcccttttttttttatttgtgttttaataatgataatgttACAGAGAAGTGGTGTAGAAATTGAACTTGGCTTGATATAAATAGATCCACCCCCTGCTCTCCATATATGTAATAGAAGGTGGGAAAACATTCCAACTTTTAGATTGTATCTGAAAAAAATGGGTAGTCTGGCAAGTCATCTTCCTCTAATTGTTATGGTAGGTCTGCAAGTTCATTATGCAGCACTTGCCATCTTCACAAGAGCAGCCCTGTTAGATGGGTTGAGTACAACAGTCTTTGTAGTGTACAGGCAAGGCATAGCAACCTTGGCTTTGGCCCCtatgtttttctcttctaaGAGGTAATACTTAAACCACCTCTTCCTCTCTTTAGGTTACTCTCAAATTTTTTCACACACATCTCTGCCTTTTCATAACAGGAGACAATCGGTAAAAAGTTGTTTGGGATTCAGGAGCGTCTTTTTGATGTTCGTCACCGCTCTTGTTGGGTACGGTTTTCCAAAACCTCTTCTAACGTTCTCTGGTTTCtataccaaaaaataaaaaggattaGAAGACTTACCCcaagattgtttttttttcccttGCAGAGTCACAGCAAATCAGAATGCGTATTTCAGAGGTTTATATTATTCATCTTCTACTGCAGCTACAGCAATGAGTAATCTGATACCTGCTTTAACGTTTGTAATTGCAGCAATTGCGGGGTATTGGCTCTAAAAATATACGTGAACTCTAACTATACACgacataaaaaaaagaaaaaaagaaaaacaagagagAAGAGATTTAAATCAGAATTACTTAAACTAAAATAcaatataactatttaattaacaatataaaagaggaaaaatcatatataattctTTTGCTGATACGTGTGTTTTCTTAAAATGAATGTGTCAGATTTGAGAAACTTGAACTACGAAGCTTGAGAAGCATGGCGAAGATATTAGGGACACTTTGCTGTGTTAGTGGCGCCTTAACCATGGCCTTGGTCAAAGGACATAAACTCTTACACACAGAGTTCCTTCCTTCTATACATCTCACTGGCAGTAGTGAAGGTGACGATTGGCTGCTGGGTTGTCTATTGCTTTTAGCAAGCAGTGTTTTCTGGTCTTGTTGGATGATCCTGCAGGTAAATAGAAACCCATATATCACTGTAGATCTACTTTTCTTCGTTTATTTTTTCCTACTTCCATTGATACACCCCTAGAGAAATGTTAAAAAGTCTGAACTTAACACATGTTTCTAATTCAGATTAATCTAAAATTACGTCTATTTAAAATCGTTAATATACAGAAGATAACTAGttgtatttaatataaaaattagcaCCAAAAACGTAACCGAGCGACCAAATAATTGCCTCAAAGAAACATAGTACAAGTAAACTTTTGccataaaaagaagaatattctAGGATGATTCCTTTCTCCATCAGTGGAGATCTGACAAAACTTCAACTAACAATCAGGTACCAATCTCTTCGTCCTGCCCAGACCATTTATTATCAACCTTTTGGATGTGTCTCTTTTCAACAGTACAGTCAGCCTTATTTGCCCTACTCTCAGAGCCGGATCTTGAAGCATGGATTTTGGATTCACCTTTACAGATTTCATGTTCTTTATACGCAGTAAGTTTCAGCCCACTCAGTAAAAGTTGAATTAGTAATTATTTGTTGTGTAGTACAATACAACAGTGGCACATCCGTGCCTAGTTGGAAAATTGTATCACTATTACTGGTATGTTATAGTAATGATTGTGATTGTTATTCTATGAAATAGGGACTCGGAATAGCGGTTAGTTTCTTTATTCAATCCTGGTGCATCTCAGAAAGAGGTCCTCTATACTGTGCAATGTTCAACCCTTTAGCAACAGTAATCACTGCTTTCATAAGTGCAACATTCTTACAAGAAGAATTATACATCGGAAGGTAATAcactattatttttcttgttcatgAAGAAATTAGCTCAAACAGTGtttgttaattatattatacattaGTATATGAATTGTTTGATCATATGCTTGATTCTTTTTTCAGTTTGATAGGGGCTGTTGGAGTTATTGCTGGTTTGTATATTGTGCTTTGGGGTAAAGCCAAAGAGTTTGCTGAGATTAAACCAGCGGCACCACAATCAAACTTGCAAGATGATGAGATAAGTAGTAGGATAGATTTGGAACAACCCCTTCTATCAGATAAATCTGAACATGTAACAGAGACAGATAGCAAGGTGTAGTAGCCAGACTAATCAATAGAAGTTTTGGTGAAATTTTGATCATTTCAGAATTCAACAAACGGAAACATGAACAAGTTGCAGCCTAAACGAACTTGGCCTCATTTCTTTCACCAAAATTTCCAACGATGATAGTGTGAAAATAAATTCGGTTCATGGCCCTGATTAATGGTAATTATGTAAAAGTGATAATATGTCTTAGgagaaaatatgaattatttttggTTTCTTTCTTCAGTGCCACCTTCCTTCCGATTTTGCTAGGCAAATTAGgggtgttttatttttcatttttttttattacaaagtTATCCTCATGTGTTGtgtttctattttctttatatagtgAACcttgtatttgtttaaaattcaCAAATCTTCTGGCTTGGAATTTGAAGAAGATTTTTTAACATCATAGataatataatacatttaagataataacaatataacagataatttttattatgatttgattttattaatattccATAAAGAAAAGCATTTAATTATGAGATTTGAAACGAATAAAAATCCCGTGGAAAGGAATGCACgaataagtaaaattaatataggaagaaagaatttaaatatacaATAGAGTTTTactaatgaataaataaatcaacatacaataatttcttatttaatcaatcactttatatttaaatgctatacataagtatttttaaaaacttaaataaaaaagtatcattACAGTAATTCTACTTAACTTCAAAATAacaattatctttattttgtgAAGATGCACgtgaaaatgtaaaaataataataatctttgtCATACAAGTTCTTGCactaaagtatatatatacctttttttaagtgtaaagtgaaaataaataaatatttatacaatatataataGGATTTTTTTCAcgtgtatatattttttttacaaaaataactctttagaataactatttcttttattctgaAAATGCATACACATatccattattatttttcttgaaactttttcatcttatttttattttttagtattttagattataattttgtaatcactccgtttaacttttaaaaaatctttctttcttttataaacttaattatattaaaatattgagttttttttaattttttaaaaatacaaacacACTGGGTAggttttcactaaaaataaataataaataatatatatttctttgtatcatattatatatatatatatatatatatatatatatatatatatatatatatatatatatagatagatagatagatagatagatagataggtAAGAGGTTATTagttaattgtaaaaaaattgtaaattatacAAGCCgtgttaaatttgtttgaagTCCGACAACTCCTTTGACTTACTATTTAAAGAAgatacaaaaatttgaaaatatattaatcgACATTTTTGTCGTTATTCTTTAAACTTTTGTGATTTTTTACTTAAGCattctattaattatttcaatgtTGAGATAACGTCCTTAGACTTAATTACTATTATCTGTTTTGAAGTGTAAAATTTTTGTTATggtttacattaaaaaatatctcaaataactgaaagaaaaaagtttatttaaattgtttttaaatgtatatgaaattattaattgtATCTTCACATATTTAAGTATTTCtctttagataattataacttttgtttatttgaaggtttctcctaattttttaattttttatgattttttactAGTTATTACATTACCAAAATATTCAATTGTTTTAgttaatctattaaaaaaacatttaaattcgTTAATGTTATAAGGTGTGTTTGCCATTCTCTTTTAAGAAGATTATAAATGCACGAGTCAGTTTTAAAACTTTATCATAATGCACTGATGAGGTAATTTCCTTATTTGTTATATATCACTTCTATAACTATTATTAAactgtaataattatttataacattatttcTATAATGATTTTCAAGattctaatttgttttttctaagaTGTAATCTTAAAAAGTTACTTAGTTTGTGTTTGGTTTTGAAACtggatttgagaaaaaaaaagatataaaaatgaTGCTATTTGGATTAAAAACAatggtgaaaaataaaattaaatattaccaaAGTTGATGAATGACgtgataagtttaattaataaaaattatattttaattaataaaagtgaaaaattaaaattttaaacttaaacataaaatataattaaatgtaaattatgttaaaatcaaatatgaattataattttaaattgatgaaattatattaaaataaaataaaatagataaaaattaagttaaaataaattgtggctaaacaatttaaataaattattattattattacacctttttaataaattattaagttaACACTATTACTCACTAAATTAATCAACTTTTTTAATAAGCACAAATCACTTGTCgttatcataattatattgaAGGATACCTTCTAATAGAAATGGAAAAAAGAAACACACACATGTATAAGTGTGATAATTGAATACactgataaaata contains:
- the LOC108321547 gene encoding WAT1-related protein At4g28040, which translates into the protein MGSLASHLPLIVMVGLQVHYAALAIFTRAALLDGLSTTVFVVYRQGIATLALAPMFFSSKRRQSVKSCLGFRSVFLMFVTALVGVTANQNAYFRGLYYSSSTAATAMSNLIPALTFVIAAIAGFEKLELRSLRSMAKILGTLCCVSGALTMALVKGHKLLHTEFLPSIHLTGSSEGDDWLLGCLLLLASSVFWSCWMILQVPISSSCPDHLLSTFWMCLFSTVQSALFALLSEPDLEAWILDSPLQISCSLYAGLGIAVSFFIQSWCISERGPLYCAMFNPLATVITAFISATFLQEELYIGSLIGAVGVIAGLYIVLWGKAKEFAEIKPAAPQSNLQDDEISSRIDLEQPLLSDKSEHVTETDSKV